CGTATAAATCAAGCGCTACTTTTTCCATTGCAGTCATAGTGGTGTATTCCGTTGTGTCTTGTTCAAATGTTGTTGTGTGTTTATAGTCAGAAGGAAGTTTCGAATCATCTAGTAtttcttgaaatattattCCACTTGCAATACTGTGAGCTTCCCTTTGTGAATCCTTAGAATGAGATAACTCTCTTGCCTTTGGGGATACCGCTGCATCAGTTGTAGTTTTACTTTCCGTTGAATATCTCGATGGAGGTTCCTTATACTGAGCGCGAATGTCACCTGAATGTGTCTTGAAACTATCGAGGTCGACGAGTTCTGAACTTGGTCGTctggaaatattttaacataatggttaattaaatttataccaTGTTTTGGTCACGGAGCCACTATTccatttttatctatattttaggtagtaaataaataccaattaaatttaaaagggaGAAAAATGAAAGAGTGGTATCAATATTTTGTAGAGACTATATTATCATGCACTCATCTTATATACATagttaacaattaataatttaccttATATGAGCACGTGTCCTACTCCTAGTTTGACCAATGGATTCATCAGCTACACTATCAATTTGTGTTCTACCACGTTGTTTCACTGCTTCTGATGTCGCTTCGGGTACATATTTTGTAGTAGAACTCGTGGCGCCAAAACCACGTCCCCTGGGTGGAAAACGTGTGCTTGACGGTAAtctgttaagaaaattaaatatacgtaCATTTATAAAGCCCATATCCAGGAGCGTCCGGCCAAAGTTCAACACTTTGGAAGCCTGCTGTTTCAGATGACCGGTTGACATTGAAGGAGATGAGATTGGTTATTtgactactactactactactgcttctgtattagtataattatGCATCTAAAACTACAATGTGCAGTGCATCTAGTACTACTATACAAACTAAAAGCAATTTTAACAACCCTCACCTTTCAGCTGCTTCTTCTTGAACTGGTGCAGGAGCAATATTTCTTCCTCTGGATCGCCCTCTCCCAGAACCACTATAAACTTCATTTTGAACTTCAGGTGTTGCAACTGTTGTGGTTGTAGTAGATCTATCGATTGgggtatatttactttttgatcTACTATCCTTAGTAATTTGATTTTCTGTCTCAGGCTTCTGCGGTCCATCATGGGAGTTATGTACAGGAACTTCTGAATTAGCCAGTTTATCCTTAGTTCCCGTTTTGCCCTCTTCTTCTTCATCATAATAgtagtaaatatattcatactCATAATCTTTACCATTAGGTCCTTTCTTTATTTGGATTCGTGAATGTTGTTTTTGTTCTGACCCAGCAGTTTCCAGTTTAACATTCGAAGACAAGAGACCACTATTTATATCGTCAATGGTATCGAAATTTATGGGAATGTAATCAAAACCTTTATTTGCTGCTGGTGCGGTTGTAGTTAAAATGGGCCTTTGTGTAGTTGTTCCAGCACTTTTGCTTAGCTTTCCTGATTCCGACATGGCTTCTAAAGCTACTGCCAATTTTGGGTTTGTGTCTACATCTTTGATATTTTCCTTGATTCTAATGTCTTCCAACTTCGAAACAGGTACGTCAATTTCGATAGATTCCGCCACCTTAAGTTTCTGccccttttttatttgaactttTTTATCCTCCTCAATCGATATGATACCTTCTGATGCATGTTTTACTTTGCCACTGtgcagttttttaaatattttttcattagcATCTTCTTGTTTAGTAAGTCTATGATTGGGATGTTTTTCTGGAATTTTGTGAGCAGTTTCAAAATTTCCCAATGGTGTCTGTTGTCCAGAGGTTACATGGACATATTCTTCACCTGGTCTTGGTTCTGTGATTATGTCTACTTCCGCAAAAGTTGTATAGGTTGCACAAAGCAGAAAACatctataacaataaaaataataataataatcattcttaattatttaatagtcaGCTgagtcattaaaataaaatttctttgcTTCGcctacaatacaataatgacGCAGAATTCATGAATGGCGACATGACTCTATGATTCATTAACATTTCATCACAAAGCcttcaatataaattgaatgcGCTTTTTGTTTGAAAGTTTGGTACTAAATTAGCATACCTTTGTAACATATTGCATTTGCATAGCTTTTATTCTATAATAGAAAAGCGAAGTAGGCAAAAGTTGTTTCAAAATATGACAAAAAGTTATGAGAAAATAGGCTAAAAGACAACAAATTCTGTTGAATAAAGCAATACTGTAAATAGGCGATGTGGTCGTGAGAATTGATGTGGAAAAATCAGAGCGTGGGTGTATTACGCATACCGATTCTACACAAGTGCCGATTGGCGAGTCAACGCAACATTACGATCACTTTCGCTTGAGATTCACTCTTACATTGATGTAGCCAATTCTATCACCGAGGTAATTGCTTTCTATTATTGCGCTATTCGATATAAGTCTTACGTAGTTAGCAAACATGTTAGTAGGGGAACGTCTGGTTTAAGCGGATATCCGTTCATCGTCTTTGGTCTTTAGGTTAGttgtataaaagtataataacaattagagatcattgaaaaaaaaatgtagtatgTATCttatcaatttgttttttttataaaatggcaGTAATTATATTCACAAATAGGACCTACATATGGTCAATGATTGCAATCGGAAGTGAATGAAGGTAGCGACTTCCGcacaatttcaatatttcatataatccGGGCCTTGGAACGCGGAAGCATTTTGACACTTTCGTATtcttatgtattgtatttacagATACAAATTACTGCTCTTCTAGTACCTCTGTACATAAACATCTTTAGTTAAATAAGCGATTAGCATAGCCTTAATAACTCCTTACATGAGTGCAATCGGACCGGTATGGTAGATACCGGTTCAATTTCACTAGAGGTAAGGTCGCACCGAGCGCAAGGCTAGGTGAGCGTTTCTATGAAAATTCTTATGACTAATACGGTAATGTTCTTCATATCCTGCTGACACGGCGCAAAGGGCATTAAATAAACCAAAGAATAAAAACACAGTATCATGTTATCGCATAATAAACTCATTTTACTATTTACGTTCAAAGAACCAAACTGGGGCTTGGAACAGACACATTTCAGCatcgttttataatttagaggTACTGTAGGTGACCTGCCTTCTTTGTCTAATACACCTCGAGATCATGGATCTAATATCATCTTGATGTGTTccttcaatattaatttcctacagccataaaatacaaatgtagaatataaaataacaagagCTTAAGGCATGTATTTGATCTAACTGTATATTGCTATGCGTGTGAATTCCAGAACTTTATATGATTAGACAAGTGATTAgtattttaccttattattattcattccaCGGTCACTGACCAACAGTAAAGGAATACGAATCCTTTTTAAGAATGTATTAAAACTGTCACTACTagacaatatacaatatatatacctaaacTGGAATACGATAAAAAGCTTATCgacgttaatttaattatacaaagtatttcATGCCTTAGTATGTTAATCCCAACTCAGTAATAAGTAAAAGGCCATTGCAAAAGCTTTAGCACGTAGCCTATGACCAGTTCAACAACTGATAAATCTATTATGAATGTTACTTTTGTCCTCTAGAAGTCTAAATGTCAACTTAGCATATTGCTCAATACTTCGATGAAGAGACGTatattgctttttaataaCTCTTTAGAAAGAACTGGTTGATCTTCATTCGACCTTTACATTTTGGAATGTTAGATTGGTGTCACATTAATTACGacattagaatattatttatagtttttcataaattaataatattgtatgcgTTTAAGATTGCACAAATCATAGCAGTTCTGTTTTATTTGTCACAGTTTAGTGTTTAGTTccgtaataaatgatataattaatttatatctgaATAAATAGGTTATAATACGTATAAAACTATGTTTGGGTGCGCTTGGTCAAATTAGTCATAATATTTCAGCCCGGAATCATGAATGCCTACAGGGATTAACGATGGAACTTCATACATGCAAatgcaaaatatgtttaataaattatgcgTTAATTAAACAAGTTGCGCATTCTCAGAACATAGAAACAAT
Above is a genomic segment from Pieris rapae chromosome Z, ilPieRapa1.1, whole genome shotgun sequence containing:
- the LOC110997379 gene encoding mucin-5AC isoform X1 encodes the protein MDIRIALCFLLCATYTTFAEVDIITEPRPGEEYVHVTSGQQTPLGNFETAHKIPEKHPNHRLTKQEDANEKIFKKLHSGKVKHASEGIISIEEDKKVQIKKGQKLKVAESIEIDVPVSKLEDIRIKENIKDVDTNPKLAVALEAMSESGKLSKSAGTTTQRPILTTTAPAANKGFDYIPINFDTIDDINSGLLSSNVKLETAGSEQKQHSRIQIKKGPNGKDYEYEYIYYYYDEEEEGKTGTKDKLANSEVPVHNSHDGPQKPETENQITKDSRSKSKYTPIDRSTTTTTVATPEVQNEVYSGSGRGRSRGRNIAPAPVQEEAAERLPSSTRFPPRGRGFGATSSTTKYVPEATSEAVKQRGRTQIDSVADESIGQTRSRTRAHIRRPSSELVDLDSFKTHSGDIRAQYKEPPSRYSTESKTTTDAAVSPKARELSHSKDSQREAHSIASGIIFQEILDDSKLPSDYKHTTTFEQDTTEYTTMTAMEKVALDLYAYLAGENLNNEINPSMDALSFDGSTTIEDDTWTTEAVTTTEVETTPTTTTTTTTTTTTTTTTTPAPTTTTTTVAPTRPSRFKARPGARARGSVPSSAATEAPQDTSTKARGRFGKPTGVRKTTAAAVEASSSAPVEKPVSQPKAFGRRGGLFAGRNRPVLTTAAPSSEGSSVASEAPAPRARLRPGLRRIGSTTVAASSAEVSEGTSPSPSSAASGEAVETTPIPSRTIGRKPGLRPASLRPGPRLNLRPSPRLRPGVASVATTEAPSEAPGETSAPESPATDAESEGSSPTPAPEVSRGGIKLRNRLQVSPSPKPRVAATPPARRPNPLLKRKSPSTEATTEAPKKASSETTEESVSDEKPETETESPVVPVETTAAPPLRGLDALIARRRAAGVGARPVRPVRGAKLHN
- the LOC110997379 gene encoding mucin-4 isoform X2, yielding MDIRIALCFLLCATYTTFAEVDIITEPRPGEEYVHVTSGQQTPLGNFETAHKIPEKHPNHRLTKQEDANEKIFKKLHSGKVKHASEGIISIEEDKKVQIKKGQKLKVAESIEIDVPVSKLEDIRIKENIKDVDTNPKLAVALEAMSESGKLSKSAGTTTQRPILTTTAPAANKGFDYIPINFDTIDDINSGLLSSNVKLETAGSEQKQHSRIQIKKGPNGKDYEYEYIYYYYDEEEEGKTGTKDKLANSEVPVHNSHDGPQKPETENQITKDSRSKSKYTPIDRSTTTTTVATPEVQNEVYSGSGRGRSRGRNIAPAPVQEEAAERRPSSELVDLDSFKTHSGDIRAQYKEPPSRYSTESKTTTDAAVSPKARELSHSKDSQREAHSIASGIIFQEILDDSKLPSDYKHTTTFEQDTTEYTTMTAMEKVALDLYAYLAGENLNNEINPSMDALSFDGSTTIEDDTWTTEAVTTTEVETTPTTTTTTTTTTTTTTTTTPAPTTTTTTVAPTRPSRFKARPGARARGSVPSSAATEAPQDTSTKARGRFGKPTGVRKTTAAAVEASSSAPVEKPVSQPKAFGRRGGLFAGRNRPVLTTAAPSSEGSSVASEAPAPRARLRPGLRRIGSTTVAASSAEVSEGTSPSPSSAASGEAVETTPIPSRTIGRKPGLRPASLRPGPRLNLRPSPRLRPGVASVATTEAPSEAPGETSAPESPATDAESEGSSPTPAPEVSRGGIKLRNRLQVSPSPKPRVAATPPARRPNPLLKRKSPSTEATTEAPKKASSETTEESVSDEKPETETESPVVPVETTAAPPLRGLDALIARRRAAGVGARPVRPVRGAKLHN